One genomic region from Ammospiza nelsoni isolate bAmmNel1 chromosome 13, bAmmNel1.pri, whole genome shotgun sequence encodes:
- the SLC38A8 gene encoding putative sodium-coupled neutral amino acid transporter 8, with protein sequence MERAAGEGRPLLPAAGRSAGLSAPGLSSAGAVFILLKSALGAGLLSFPWAFGRAGGAVPALLVELGSLVFLVSGLAVLGYAAALSAQPTYQGVVRAVCGAAVGKLCEVCFLLNLFMISVALLRVVGDQLEKLCDSLYPNGTLSGAPQLPPWYVDQRFTLSALCVLVIFPLSVPREIGFQKYSSILGTLAACYLTLVVILKYYLQAESLRLTEPPQPSRSSSWTSIFSVIPTICFGFQCHEACVAIYSSMRNQSFSHWVTVSVLSMLICLLIYSLTAGLYGYLTFGEAVASDVLMSYPGNDPLVIVARLLFGVSIVTIYPIVVLLGRSVVKDLWAASKRGAVAASEAHERRGRVALTVTWMAATLGIALFVPDIGKVIELIGGISAFFIFIFPAGLCLVCLTGTRSLGPRKKAALIAWGVLSVLGGAFVCGQSAALAVLGLLR encoded by the exons ATGGAGCGGGCGGCGGGCGAGGGCCGGCCCCTGCTGCCGGCGGCGGGGCGCTCCGCCGGGCTCTCCGCGCCCGGGCTCTCCTCCGCCGGCGCCGTCTTCATCCTGCTCAAGTCTGCGCTGGGCGCGGGGCTGCTGAGCTTCCCCTGGGCCTTCGGCAGGGCCGGCGGGGCCGTTCCCGCCCTCCTGGTGGAGCTG ggctCGCTGGTGTTCCTGGTGAGCGGGCTGGCCGTGCTGGGCTATGCCGCGGCCCTCAGCGCCCAGCCCACCTACCAGGGCGTGGTGCGGGCCGTGTGCGGGGCGGCCGTGGGGAAGCTCTGCGAGGTCTGCTTCCTCCTCAACCTCTTCATGATCTCCGTGGCACTCCTCAGGGTGGTGGGTGACCAGCTGGAGAAAC TGTGTGACTCCCTGTACCCCAACGGGACACTGAGCGGGGCCCCTCAGCTGCCCCCCTGGTACGTGGACCAGCGCTTCAccctctcagctctctgtgtcCTCGTCATCTTCCCactctctgtccccagggagatCGGCTTCCAGAAGTACTCCAG CATCCTGGGCACGCTGGCTGCCTGCTACCTCACTCTGGTCGTCATCCTGAAATACTACCTGCAGGCAGAGAGCCTGCGTTTGACTGAGCCACCCCAGCCCTCCAG GTCCTCGTCCTGGACGTCCATCTTCAGCGTCATTCCCACCATCTGCTTTGGCTTCCAG TGCCACGAGGCATGTGTGGCCATCTACAGCAGCATGCGCAACCAGAGCTTCTCCCACTGGGTCACCGTCTCTGTGCTCTCCATGCTCATTTGCCTGCTCATCTACTCCCTCACTG CAGGGCTCTATGGCTACCTGACCTTCGGCGAGGCCGTGGCATCCGATGTCCTGATGTCCTACCCAGGGAATGACCCACTTGTCATCGTCGCCCGCCTGCTCTTTGGTGTCTCCATCGTCACCATTTACCCCattgtggtgctgctgggcag GTCCGTGGTGAAGGACCTGTGGGCAGCCTCGAAGCGCGGGGCCGTGGCGGCGTCTGAGGCACacgagcggcggggccgggtgGCACTGACGGTCACCTGGATGGCTGCCACGCTGGGCATCGCCCTCTTTGTCCCCGACATCGGCAAAGTCATCGAGCTCATCGGGGGCATCAGCgccttcttcatcttcatcttcccAG cagggctgtgcctcgTGTGCCTGACTGGGACCCGCAGCCTCGGGCCACGCAAAAA ggctgctctcatcGCCTGGGGCGTTCTCTCCGTGCTCGGCGGTGCCTTTGTCTGTGGGCAGAGCGCTGCCCTggccgtgctggggctgctgcgcTGA